A genomic region of Paenibacillus sp. PL2-23 contains the following coding sequences:
- a CDS encoding response regulator transcription factor, with protein sequence MNRIRVMLVEDDPFWQQHLSTDLADEPDIEVVAVAGTKEEAVLAAASHPIDVILMDINLTANNLDGLEALKELVPRLFDDGVKVIMLTSLTEREIIMKSFQLGALNYITKQSCKDIVRAIREAYEDRSTIHADAARIMRNEIQLMELTPMEREVFELRKEGLSKSQISEKLHKSTNTIKSQLKSIKNKLTSFKGD encoded by the coding sequence ATGAATCGCATTCGCGTCATGCTGGTTGAGGATGATCCCTTCTGGCAGCAGCACTTGAGCACCGATCTGGCCGATGAGCCGGATATTGAGGTCGTTGCCGTAGCCGGCACGAAGGAAGAGGCCGTTCTGGCCGCCGCAAGCCATCCCATTGACGTCATCCTGATGGACATTAATTTAACCGCCAACAATCTCGACGGGCTGGAGGCGCTGAAGGAGCTTGTTCCCAGGCTGTTCGACGATGGCGTGAAGGTCATTATGCTGACGTCGCTGACGGAGCGGGAAATCATTATGAAGTCGTTCCAGCTGGGAGCGCTCAACTATATAACCAAGCAGAGCTGCAAGGACATCGTCAGAGCGATTCGGGAAGCCTATGAGGACCGCTCGACGATTCATGCGGACGCCGCCCGCATCATGCGCAACGAAATTCAGCTGATGGAGCTGACGCCGATGGAACGAGAGGTGTTCGAGCTGCGCAAGGAAGGGCTTAGCAAGTCGCAAATTTCCGAGAAACTGCACAAATCGACGAACACCATCAAGTCGCAGCTCAAAAGCATCAAAAACAAGCTAACCTCCTTCAAGGGAGATTAG